From a single Lineus longissimus chromosome 16, tnLinLong1.2, whole genome shotgun sequence genomic region:
- the LOC135500824 gene encoding putative nuclease HARBI1, with the protein MWRVEANIAVEEQLQYGGIDVMRTFKQRINPFEQYREGEFFDKYRFPEEIFGGLVDILKPSLESFSHRSKALEPSHQLCTAVRYFAQGGFLPMIADVHGMSNRSASNCIHTVANAIIHRMDTFIQWPDADEITLAKQAFYERGRGFPCIAGLIDGSHVEVIGPHRPANEAAFVNRGGWHSINTQIVCGPDLKIFDLDARWPGSSHDSFILQNSHVWDRFENGLVPDSWILGNSGYPLKKWLLTPYATPGNNGQNRYNRAHKSIRSAIERCNGVWKMRWRCLTKPIMFQPARASRIIAACGALHNFAIQQKVPFNQVIDQNVMNAMEVDAGRAIIRNNNEGIRARNELVRRVFE; encoded by the exons ATGTGGCGAGTCGAAGCCAACATCGCGGTGGAGGAACAGCTTCAATACGGAGGAATTGATGTGATGAGAACATTCAAACAAAGAATAAACCCATTTGAACAGTACCGAGAGGGTGAATTCTTCGATAAATACCGTTTCCCTGAAGAGATATTTGGTGGACTTGTGGACATACTGAAACCAAGCTTAGAAAGTTTCAGCCACAG GTCAAAGGCGCTAGAACCTTCTCACCAATTGTGTACCGCAGTGCGGTACTTTGCCCAAGGCGGATTTCTGCCTATGATTGCCGACGTACATGGGATGTCGAACCGTAGCGCAAGCAACTGTATCCATACTGTAGCCAATGCCATAATCCATCGGATGGACACTTTCATACAGTGGCCGGATGCTGATGAAATCACGCTAGCAAAACAAGCATTCTATGAACGTGGGCGTGGCTTTCCTTGCATCGCAGGATTAATAGATGGAAGTCATGTTGAAGTTATTGGTCCGCACAGACCTGCGAATGAGGCGGCATTCGTTAACCGTGGCGGTTGGCATTCGATCAACACTCAGATAGTCTGTGGCCCCGACTTAAAGATATTCGACTTGGATGCAAGGTGGCCGGGGTCTAGCCACGATTCATTCATCCTACAGAATTCCCATGTATGGGATCGCTTCGAGAATGGCTTGGTACCCGACAGTTGGATTCTTGGGAACTCTGGATACCCTCTTAAAAAATGGCTTCTTACACCATATGCGACTCCAGGCAATAATGGTCAAAATCGTTACAATAGGGCTCACAAAAGTATTCGATCAGCAATTGAAAGGTGCAACGGAGTCTGGAAGATGCGATGGCGATGTCTGACAAAGCCTATCATGTTTCAGCCAGCAAGAGCATCACGGATTATTGCAGCATGTGGTGCACTTCATAATTTCGCAATTCAACAAAAGGTACCTTTTAATCAAGTGATTGATCAAAATGTGATGAATGCCATGGAAGTTGATGCCGGCCGTGCGATAATCCGGAACAACAATGAGGGGATAAGAGCTCGGAATGAACTAGTTCGTCGGGTTTTCgaataa